The following are encoded together in the Drosophila biarmipes strain raj3 chromosome 3L, RU_DBia_V1.1, whole genome shotgun sequence genome:
- the LOC108028097 gene encoding peritrophin-48, with protein sequence MSIASAILSLLFVASALGGVIEDFEYLSVEEMCELLPQDTSFLRPNTCDNWVRCATNYSALEQGGCAAGLYYNKELGRCILASSAVCPYAGGAIEKPKNLCANETEGAFIVDPSSSNCRGYILCKANKQIQANCPNELIFHPTSRSCVYETQYKCPSSQTKKSSPACRSLANNTRLADPVHCDQYYECVSEVLHSRSCPVQTAYDADLGYCVDVAEVTCYETAALPEPENTFCLDNATGSARVGYFADDDSCSHYYICGQPVAGKHDTEPKHLSCPMGQYFDFEKLSCRDRLNVRCQLDRCVGTNLTYVNVAGDCQSYGRCSGGVTISLGHCPTGYYFDERNQGCTQTNYHYIACSV encoded by the exons ATGAGCATAG CCAGCGCCATCCTGTCGCTGCTGTTTGTGGCCAGCGCCCTGGGCGGCGTGATCGAGGACTTTGAGTACCTGTCGGTGGAGGAGATGTGCGAGCTGCTGCCACAGGACACGAGCTTCCTGCGACCGAACACCTGCGACAACTGGGTGCGCTGCGCCACCAACTACAGCGCCCTGGAGCAGGGCGGCTGTGCCGCAGGACTCTACTACAACAAGGAGCTGGGCCGCTGCATCCTGGCCTCGAGTGCCGTCTGCCCGTATGCGGGCGGAGCTATCGAGAAGCCGAAGAACTTGTGCGCCAACGAGACGGAGGGCGCCTTCATCGTGgaccccagcagcagcaactgccgCGGCTACATCCTGTGCAAGGCCAACAAGCAGATCCAGGCCAACTGCCCCAACGAGCTGATCTTCCATCCCACATCCCGGTCCTGTGTGTACGAGACGCAGTACAAGTGCCCCTCCAGCCAGACCAAGAAGTCAAGCCCCGCCTGCCGATCGCTGGCCAACAACACCCGCCTGGCCGATCCCGTCCACTGTGACCAGTACTACGAGTGCGTCAGCGAGGTGCTGCACAGCCGATCCTGCCCCGTGCAGACGGCCTACGACGCGGATCTCGGCTACTGCGTGGATGTGGCCGAGGTGACCTGCTATGAGACGGCCGCCCTGCCGGAGCCGGAGAACACCTTCTGCCTGGACAACGCCACCGGATCCGCTCGCGTGGGCTACTTCGCCGACGATGACTCCTGCTCGCACTACTACATCTGCGGCCAACCCGTCGCCGGCAAGCACGACACGGAGCCCAAGCACCTGAGCTGCCCCATGGGCCAGTACTTCGACTTCGAGAAGCTCTCCTGCCGCGACAGGCTCAACGTGCGCTGCCAGCTGGACAGGTGCGTGGGCACCAACCTGACCTACGTTAACGTCGCCGGCGACTGCCAGAGCTACGGACGCTGCTCCGGCGGAGTGACCATCAGCCTGGGACACTGCCCCACCGGCTACTACTTCGACGAGCGCAACCAGGGCTGCACCCAAACCAACTACCACTACATCGCCTGCTCCGTCTAG